One window from the genome of Oryctolagus cuniculus chromosome 1, mOryCun1.1, whole genome shotgun sequence encodes:
- the ARID3C gene encoding AT-rich interactive domain-containing protein 3C, protein MEALQRQQAARLAQGVGPLAPPRLPLPPRPPLPGPRTLQAPDGALGEVGAEEEEAEDDEEGEEAGAEEETAEETHPGTQDPSSPCSQPPGPHPHEWTYEEQFKQLYELDADPKRKEFLDDLFTFMQKRGTPVNRVPIMAKQVLDLYALFRLVTAKGGLVEVINRKVWREVTRGLSLPTTITSAAFTLRTQYMKYLYPYECETRALSSPGELQAAIDSNRREGRRQAYPTTQLFSFAGPPPRSTPGSVLGAGPAVPVPPSGPAPLQGSTSSLPVHACAQLSPSPIKKEDSGIPTPHLALPVGLALGPAQEKLAPEEPPEKRAVLMGPADPPRPGAPPSFLPRGKVPLREERLDGPLSLAGSGISSINMALEINGVVYTGVLFARHQSVPAPQGPASPAPPSSTGPPSSSLP, encoded by the exons ATGGAGGccctgcagaggcagcaggcagctcgacTGGCCCAGGGGGTGGGGCCACTGGCCCCTCCACGCCTGCCACTGCCACCACGgcctcccctgcctggcccccgGACCCTGCAGGCTCCTGATGGGGCCTTGGGGGAGGTTGGGGCTGAGGAAGAGGAGGCCGAAGACgatgaagagggagaggaagctggggcagaggaggagacagCTGAGGAGACCCATCCAGGGACCCAGGACCCCAGCTCACCTTGCAGCCAGCCTCCTGGACCCCATCCCCATGAGTGGACCTATGAGGAACAGTTCAAGCAG CTGTATGAGCTCGATGCGGACCCCAagaggaaggagttcctggacGACCTGTTTACCTTCATGCAGAAGAGAG GGACACCAGTGAATCGCGTGCCCATCATGGCCAAGCAGGTGCTGGACCTCTATGCACTGTTTCGCCTGGTGACGGCCAAGGGCGGACTGGTGGAAGTCATCAACCGAAAGGTGTGGCGGGAGGTCACCCGTGGCCTCAGTCtgcccaccaccatcacctcGGCCGCCTTCACTCTGCGCACCCA gTACATGAAATATCTGTACCCATATGAATGCGAGACGCGGGCGCTCAGCTCCCCCGGAGAGCTCCAGGCCGCCATAGACAGCAACCGGCGCGAGGGCCGTCGCCAGGCCTATCCCACCACCCAGCTCTTCAGCTTTGCGGGGCCGCCCCCTCGGAgcactcctggctctgtcctgggggctggccctgctgtGCCGGTGCCCCCAtccggccccgcccctctccaGGGTTCCACCTCCAGCCTGCCAGTGCACGCGTGCGCCCAACTGAGCCCCAGTCCCATTAAGAAAG AGGACAGCGGAATTCCAACCCCTCATCTGGCACTTCCCGTTGGCCTGGCCTTGGGACCTGCACAGGAGAAGTTGGCACCAGAGGAGCCCCCAGAGAAGAGGGCTGTGCTGATGGGGCCTGCAGACCCACCTCGGCCTGGAGCGCCCCCCAGTTTCCTGCCGCGTGGCAAGGTTCCCctgaggg AAGAGCGGCTGGATGGGCCTCTCAGTCTGGCAGGCAGTGGCATCAGCAGTATCAACATGGCTCTAGAGATCAACGGGGTGGTCTACACTG GTGTCCTCTTTGCCCGCCACCAGTCTgtgccagctccccagggcccagccagtCCTGCACCCCCATCCTCTACAGGGCCTCCCTCCAGCTCCTTGCCCTGA